cctcttctttaacacacaagaacaaactcgcaaatgtaaagaaaggaacaaggatctctcaataccaaagccaacctggctctgataccatatgagattagagagtagaataggtattgagagattaagagagatttggtaagagattaagagaggtttagaagagattgtgagagaaatgtggagattaagtatgatccatgatgaacaagagagagagactagagagagagtaacataactcgcatccttttaattaatgagagagtgtttacaatatataggaggtgatactagggtttaagaagagactaagcatgtgaggtcaagtctaaggaagcctttaatttgaaccggaccaatgagcctctccacacgcgtggtcactatgctaaaagtgaaccttatccttccagcctgtgccagcctgtagagacgctcttcctctatccataaacggtcatatgccttctttggtcaaggcaaaacatgatcagaccgtgaacttcttctcgcggtaacatttctttaccgcttggtcgataccgtctgtacggccgtacggccatggtacggacctgtacggaccggtacggacggttctccctaaggccaatccttctcctcttctccacatcacaacctcttcaaccctgaacaactctcctcatattcctcagctcatctcaacaagaagtggattcaagatgacttgatggtgctatctgtgctgcaaggatctcttgaagaacatctcttggaagcctacagctactgtgagactccaaaacacctgtgggaggtactccaaaagacttttgggaacgttaccaatctgaaccgtgtgtatgagatcaagaaagctatcaacacactggtacaagatggagaggagttcaccaagcatttgggcaagtatagatccttgtggtctgagcttgaatcattgaggccaagcacggctgatcaagagctactcatggagaggagggagcaggatcaggtgtttggattgctgtTGACTTTGGATCCTCcgttcaatgatgtgatcaaacacatgttgaggatgccaagtcttccatccatggaggaagtgtgtgcgcagcTCCAGAAGGAGGAAGGATCTCTTGGTCTCTTCggaagcaagggagacttagctctagccaacaaggctgaggaaggagcgcaagctaaccgtgcagcatacaagactgatgagaggaagtatggtgatgagaggaggtttggaggcaactgtgatcactgca
This sequence is a window from Brassica napus cultivar Da-Ae unplaced genomic scaffold, Da-Ae ScsIHWf_1790;HRSCAF=2425, whole genome shotgun sequence. Protein-coding genes within it:
- the LOC125598906 gene encoding uncharacterized protein LOC125598906, whose amino-acid sequence is MERREQDQVFGLLLTLDPPFNDVIKHMLRMPSLPSMEEVCAQLQKEEGSLGLFGSKGDLALANKAEEGAQANRAAYKTDERKYGDERRFGGNCDHCKKPGHKRSQCWILHPHLKPAKFNKDREARANLSTEAREAGPSGAGSSAQVGESAGKAMATHYTAAKSLEHEVIRKSDIDALIKALKESGY